In Actinomyces weissii, a genomic segment contains:
- the dapB gene encoding 4-hydroxy-tetrahydrodipicolinate reductase — MTIRVAVIGAAGRMGSTVCQAVQAASGMELVARLDAGDEISPTTLAGAQVAVDFTVPAVTESNVHALIDAGVDVVVGTTGWTKDSYGRVRTHLASPEAAGRSVLIAPNFALSAVLSMRFAALAAPYFESVEVIELHHPAKVDAPSGTATATAAAIAAARQQAGRDSSPDATETDPQGTRGGLVDGVRVHAVRLSGLTAHEEVLLGNPGEQLTIRTDCFDRVSFMPGVLLAVRKIGEREGLTVGLDQILDL, encoded by the coding sequence ATGACGATTCGCGTAGCAGTTATCGGCGCCGCCGGGCGCATGGGAAGCACCGTCTGCCAGGCCGTGCAGGCTGCCAGCGGGATGGAGCTCGTCGCCCGCCTGGACGCCGGGGACGAGATCAGTCCCACGACCCTCGCCGGGGCCCAGGTCGCCGTCGACTTCACCGTCCCGGCCGTAACCGAGAGCAACGTCCACGCCCTCATCGACGCCGGGGTCGACGTCGTCGTCGGCACCACCGGCTGGACCAAGGACTCCTACGGGCGGGTGCGCACACACCTGGCCAGCCCGGAGGCCGCTGGCAGAAGCGTGCTGATCGCCCCGAACTTCGCCCTCTCCGCGGTACTGTCCATGCGCTTCGCGGCCCTGGCCGCCCCCTACTTCGAGTCCGTAGAAGTGATCGAGCTGCACCACCCGGCCAAGGTGGACGCCCCCTCCGGCACCGCCACGGCCACCGCCGCCGCCATCGCCGCAGCCCGGCAGCAGGCGGGCCGCGACAGCTCCCCCGACGCCACCGAGACTGACCCGCAGGGCACCCGGGGCGGCCTGGTCGACGGCGTCCGGGTGCACGCGGTGCGCCTGAGCGGCCTGACCGCCCACGAGGAGGTGCTGCTAGGCAACCCTGGCGAGCAGCTCACCATCCGCACCGACTGCTTTGACCGCGTCAGCTTCATGCCCGGTGTGCTCCTGGCCGTGCGCAAGATCGGTGAACGGGAGGGCCTGACCGTCGGCCTGGACCAGATACTCGACCTCTGA
- a CDS encoding GNAT family N-acetyltransferase, translated as MSDLSGNLAPAVPGFVRRARSADLEDMGRVHAQSMLASLQAGLGGALPLEVRQAVSATELSRGWTTAVASPPSPKHHVLVATQAEKVVGLAALAPSWQVDATGEALPDGDKAAEVTAMGVLPAHQRQGHGSRLLAACADHARADGAKVLVVWAVRGDESWSRTLTAAGLAPTGAHRLLPVGAGVTEECWAAAL; from the coding sequence ATGAGTGACCTCTCCGGCAACCTGGCCCCCGCCGTCCCTGGTTTCGTACGCCGTGCCCGGAGCGCCGACCTGGAGGACATGGGGCGGGTGCACGCACAGTCCATGCTGGCCTCCTTGCAGGCCGGTCTGGGGGGCGCGCTGCCGCTGGAGGTCCGGCAGGCGGTCAGCGCCACGGAGCTGTCCCGTGGGTGGACGACGGCGGTCGCCTCCCCGCCCAGCCCGAAGCACCACGTGCTGGTGGCCACCCAGGCGGAGAAGGTGGTGGGGCTGGCGGCCCTGGCCCCGTCCTGGCAGGTGGACGCCACCGGAGAGGCACTCCCTGATGGGGACAAGGCCGCGGAGGTCACGGCCATGGGGGTGCTGCCTGCGCACCAGCGCCAGGGACACGGTTCCCGGCTGCTGGCGGCCTGCGCCGACCACGCCCGGGCGGACGGAGCCAAGGTGCTGGTGGTCTGGGCGGTGCGCGGGGACGAGTCCTGGAGCCGGACACTGACGGCTGCGGGACTGGCTCCTACTGGGGCGCACCGGCTGCTGCCGGTGGGTGCCGGCGTGACGGAGGAATGCTGGGCCGCGGCCTTGTGA
- the dapA gene encoding 4-hydroxy-tetrahydrodipicolinate synthase: MNALPSRSFGSVGVAMVTPFKPDGEIDVPAAQSLAVSLVEDGADMILLAGTTGEAPTTHLPEKQTLLREVKDALAGRAFLMAGAGSNDTAHAVRIGVGSQEAGAEGLLINAPYYNRPSQEGVYRHIMAVVEATDLPVMLYDIPGRTGVRIEDSTLDRLAAHERVLAVKDATGDVEQGFERMERTGLEYYSGDDGLNFAWLTHGASGVVSVVAHADAHSWREMIQEVDAGDLAGARAVAQRMRPLVRAIMGGGQGAVMAKEALALQGRLPHACLRLPLVGVSESEVAALRQTLSECGLL, encoded by the coding sequence ATGAACGCGCTTCCCTCCCGCTCCTTTGGCTCCGTCGGTGTTGCCATGGTCACGCCCTTCAAGCCCGACGGCGAGATCGACGTCCCTGCGGCCCAGTCCCTGGCGGTCTCCCTGGTGGAGGACGGCGCGGACATGATCCTGCTGGCTGGTACCACCGGTGAGGCCCCCACCACCCACCTGCCGGAGAAGCAGACCCTGCTGCGGGAGGTCAAGGACGCGCTGGCGGGGCGGGCCTTCCTGATGGCCGGGGCCGGCTCCAACGACACTGCCCACGCCGTCCGGATCGGTGTCGGGTCCCAGGAGGCGGGGGCGGAGGGGCTGCTCATCAACGCCCCCTACTACAACCGTCCCAGCCAGGAGGGCGTGTACCGGCATATTATGGCGGTGGTGGAGGCCACCGACCTGCCGGTCATGCTCTACGACATCCCGGGCCGCACCGGCGTGCGCATTGAGGACTCGACCCTGGACCGCCTGGCGGCCCACGAGCGGGTGCTGGCCGTCAAGGACGCCACCGGCGACGTCGAGCAGGGCTTCGAGCGCATGGAGCGCACCGGACTGGAGTACTACTCGGGCGACGACGGCCTGAACTTCGCCTGGCTGACCCACGGGGCCAGCGGCGTGGTGAGCGTGGTGGCCCACGCGGACGCCCACTCCTGGCGCGAGATGATCCAGGAGGTCGACGCCGGGGACCTGGCCGGGGCTCGGGCGGTGGCGCAGCGTATGCGTCCGCTGGTGCGGGCCATCATGGGGGGCGGTCAGGGGGCGGTCATGGCCAAGGAGGCGCTGGCGCTCCAGGGCCGCCTGCCACACGCCTGCCTGCGCCTGCCGCTGGTGGGTGTCTCAGAGAGTGAGGTCGCGGCCCTGCGGCAGACCCTGAGCGAGTGCGGTCTGCTGTAG
- a CDS encoding AMP-binding protein: MSSADDPTPAPAPAGRPKPASPEGTAVAGGAALPDGTANQYQRPHYAPGVPAVIAPVTQPLTEVLERACRGYPERVAIDFMGAGTTYAELAQQVACTAEALRRAGVGKGDVVAVILPNCPQHVVLAYAAWRIGAIVAEHNPLAPAAQLREQIELHRGRVVIAWEKTLDKLTRATGSLGAAGLGGLAVYAVDLSRGLPWSSRLALRLPLAAARAHRDELRGQVPAGVASWDDLVAACPPLATSHPQPGVDDVAVLLHTGGTTGTPKAVKLTHANLRSNAEMSLAWASQATERGQETFYSVLPFFHAFGLSLCLLCAVGLAATQVILPKFSADLVLSAWRRRGCTFFPGVPVMFERIASKAAATGADLSSCKVAVCGAAATPAQVASAWEQLTGGVIIEGYGMTEASPILLGNPISPERRPGALGVPFPSTDVRLVDPENPEQEVAAGEIGELVARGPQVFAGYWDNPEETEAVMLPGGWLRTGDLARQEPDGFYVMADRRKELIISGGFNVYPTEVEKALRSMPQVADVAVVGLPASTGDESVVAAIVPHEGQTVTLEQVRAWAEKTISHYALPRQVTILTELPRSQIGKVMRRVVREELLAKVSQTLGKVEDLASGSTPKDHLARPGHMDRETGTYGSRDR; encoded by the coding sequence GTGAGCAGTGCCGACGACCCCACCCCCGCCCCGGCTCCCGCGGGTCGACCGAAGCCTGCCAGCCCGGAGGGCACTGCCGTCGCGGGCGGTGCTGCGCTCCCGGACGGCACTGCCAACCAGTACCAGCGCCCCCACTACGCCCCCGGGGTCCCGGCGGTGATAGCCCCGGTGACCCAGCCGCTCACGGAGGTGCTGGAGCGGGCCTGCCGGGGCTACCCCGAGCGTGTGGCTATCGACTTCATGGGGGCTGGCACCACCTACGCCGAGCTGGCCCAGCAGGTGGCCTGCACCGCTGAGGCGCTACGCCGGGCCGGGGTCGGCAAGGGCGACGTGGTGGCGGTGATCCTGCCCAACTGCCCCCAGCACGTGGTGCTGGCTTACGCGGCCTGGCGGATCGGCGCGATCGTGGCGGAGCACAACCCCTTGGCCCCAGCCGCCCAGCTGCGGGAGCAGATCGAGCTGCACCGGGGTCGGGTGGTGATCGCCTGGGAGAAGACCCTGGACAAGCTCACCCGGGCCACCGGCTCGCTGGGGGCCGCAGGTCTAGGGGGCCTGGCGGTCTACGCCGTCGACCTGTCGCGGGGGCTGCCCTGGTCCAGCCGCCTGGCGCTGCGCCTGCCGCTGGCGGCGGCCCGCGCCCACCGTGACGAGCTGCGCGGCCAGGTGCCTGCCGGGGTGGCCTCCTGGGACGACCTGGTGGCCGCCTGCCCGCCGTTGGCCACCTCCCACCCGCAGCCTGGGGTCGACGACGTGGCGGTGCTGCTGCACACCGGCGGCACCACCGGCACCCCCAAGGCCGTCAAGCTCACCCACGCGAACCTGCGTTCCAACGCCGAGATGAGCCTGGCCTGGGCCAGCCAGGCCACTGAGAGGGGGCAGGAGACCTTCTACTCGGTGCTGCCCTTCTTCCACGCCTTCGGACTGTCTCTGTGCCTGCTGTGCGCGGTGGGCCTGGCAGCCACGCAGGTGATCCTGCCGAAGTTCAGTGCGGACCTGGTGCTGTCGGCCTGGCGACGGCGGGGCTGCACCTTCTTCCCCGGGGTGCCGGTCATGTTCGAGCGGATAGCCTCCAAGGCAGCGGCCACCGGCGCGGACCTGTCATCCTGCAAGGTGGCGGTCTGCGGGGCCGCCGCCACCCCGGCGCAGGTGGCCTCCGCCTGGGAGCAGCTGACCGGCGGCGTGATTATCGAGGGCTACGGGATGACCGAGGCCTCCCCGATCCTCCTGGGCAACCCGATCTCCCCGGAGCGGCGCCCCGGCGCCCTGGGGGTGCCCTTCCCGTCCACGGACGTGCGCCTGGTGGACCCGGAGAACCCGGAGCAGGAGGTCGCGGCGGGTGAGATCGGTGAGCTGGTGGCGCGCGGGCCGCAGGTCTTTGCGGGCTACTGGGACAACCCTGAGGAGACGGAGGCGGTCATGCTGCCCGGCGGCTGGCTGCGCACCGGCGACCTGGCCCGCCAGGAGCCCGACGGCTTCTACGTGATGGCTGACCGCCGCAAGGAGCTGATTATCTCCGGCGGCTTCAACGTGTACCCCACCGAGGTGGAGAAGGCCCTGCGCTCCATGCCCCAGGTCGCGGACGTGGCGGTGGTGGGGCTGCCGGCGTCCACCGGGGACGAGTCCGTGGTGGCGGCAATCGTGCCCCACGAGGGGCAGACGGTCACCCTGGAGCAGGTGCGCGCCTGGGCGGAGAAGACCATCTCCCACTACGCCCTGCCCCGGCAGGTCACGATCCTTACCGAGCTGCCACGCTCCCAGATCGGCAAGGTCATGCGGCGCGTGGTCCGCGAGGAGCTGCTGGCGAAGGTCTCCCAGACCCTGGGCAAGGTGGAGGACCTGGCCTCCGGCTCCACCCCCAAGGACCATCTCGCGAGACCGGGACATATGGACCGCGAGACCGGGACATATGGCTCACGAGACCGGTAA
- a CDS encoding HelD family protein has translation MAGEQRLVDRAYHELDRQLAQARESLARTEAAGAHGTHQARGERDAYAAHYSAQVSALEGVEDRLVFGRMDMLPDSAPGTASAPADGPGRHYVGRLGLQDERRREVVLDWRAPLARAFYQATASRPMGLLRRRHIDTRGRRVVSLEDELISVDALAAPEGAKGQKVAAEGLQGEGALIAAMSTARDGRMGDIVATIQAEQDRVVTSSGRGVLVVQGGPGTGKTAVALHRVAYLFYAERERLERTGVLLVGPSRTFLRYVEQVLPSLGETGVVSTTIGDLVPGLHAHGTEPTQVAEVKGRALWAQVLRRAVRNLQRVPQEPRPIRVQGTTVHLLPRDVREAMARARRSGKPHNLARETFVLFLLDCLTEQYAAATRQDASDPDTKAWIREDIRTARDARREINLCWMPTAPVGLLERLWARPQLLAQLAPELSAAERALLERPLGSPLCPADVPLVDELAELLGPSEDAEARRARQEARRREAEVAYAAQAIESQDLGGGMVTAEMLADRFADRGPSLTLAERARADRSWTYGHVVVDEAQELGAMAWRALARRCPVRSFTVVGDLAQYSGAQAPASWEEVLAALGTSAARSAGGREPEPRAVQDTQRRTDPARARSVHDERDRTREARSSRGTGGSTPLTQEVLTVCYRTPASIMRAAEQVAEGLGHPAVYPVRSVRDLPECLQVDDLTALADDVPAWEQTLREAVEGELSRLDAEVGAGAGRLAVISARPQQVLEALVASPRLQKALQAPDDDVLRSRAAVMGPVASKGLEFDVVVLVDPAQVGAASPGDLYVAMTRPTRRLRVLSRLPLPHGLDQGGLDQGGLDQA, from the coding sequence ATGGCCGGTGAGCAGCGCCTGGTGGACCGCGCCTACCACGAGCTGGACCGGCAGCTGGCCCAGGCCCGGGAGTCCCTGGCGCGCACGGAGGCGGCCGGGGCGCACGGCACCCACCAGGCGCGCGGTGAGCGGGACGCCTACGCCGCCCACTACAGCGCCCAGGTCAGCGCCCTGGAGGGGGTGGAGGACCGGCTGGTCTTCGGGCGCATGGACATGCTCCCTGACAGCGCCCCGGGCACCGCCTCCGCCCCGGCGGATGGACCCGGACGCCACTACGTGGGCCGATTGGGCCTGCAGGACGAGCGCCGTCGGGAGGTGGTGCTGGACTGGCGGGCCCCCTTGGCCCGGGCCTTCTACCAGGCCACCGCCTCCCGCCCCATGGGGCTGCTGCGCCGACGGCATATCGACACCCGGGGGCGGCGGGTCGTCTCCCTGGAGGACGAGCTCATCAGCGTGGACGCGCTGGCGGCGCCGGAGGGCGCTAAGGGCCAGAAGGTGGCGGCGGAGGGGCTGCAGGGCGAGGGGGCGCTGATCGCCGCCATGTCCACGGCCCGGGACGGGCGCATGGGTGACATCGTGGCCACCATCCAGGCCGAGCAGGACCGGGTGGTGACCTCCAGCGGGCGGGGCGTGCTGGTGGTCCAGGGCGGGCCCGGCACCGGCAAGACGGCGGTGGCCCTGCACCGGGTGGCCTACCTGTTCTACGCGGAGCGGGAGCGCCTGGAGCGCACCGGCGTGCTCCTGGTGGGCCCCTCCCGGACCTTCCTGCGCTACGTGGAGCAGGTGCTGCCCTCCCTGGGCGAGACGGGTGTGGTGTCCACCACCATCGGCGACCTGGTTCCCGGGCTGCACGCGCACGGCACCGAGCCCACCCAGGTGGCTGAGGTCAAGGGCCGGGCCCTGTGGGCGCAGGTGCTGCGCCGGGCGGTGCGCAACCTCCAGCGGGTGCCGCAGGAGCCCCGCCCGATCCGGGTGCAGGGCACCACGGTGCACCTGCTGCCGCGGGACGTACGTGAGGCCATGGCGCGGGCCCGCCGCTCCGGCAAGCCCCACAACCTGGCCCGGGAGACCTTCGTGCTCTTCCTCCTGGACTGCCTGACCGAGCAGTACGCCGCCGCCACCCGGCAGGACGCCTCCGACCCGGACACCAAGGCCTGGATCCGGGAGGACATCCGCACCGCCCGGGACGCCCGCCGGGAGATCAACCTGTGCTGGATGCCGACGGCGCCGGTGGGCCTGCTGGAGCGGCTCTGGGCCCGCCCGCAGCTGCTGGCGCAGCTGGCCCCTGAGCTCAGCGCGGCGGAGCGGGCGCTGCTGGAGCGGCCCCTGGGCTCTCCCCTGTGCCCCGCCGACGTCCCCCTGGTGGACGAGCTGGCCGAGCTGCTGGGGCCCAGCGAGGACGCCGAGGCGCGCCGGGCCCGGCAGGAGGCCCGCCGTCGTGAGGCGGAGGTGGCTTACGCCGCCCAGGCGATCGAGTCGCAGGACCTGGGCGGGGGCATGGTCACCGCCGAGATGCTGGCGGACCGTTTCGCTGACCGGGGCCCGAGCCTGACCCTGGCGGAGCGGGCGCGGGCGGACCGTTCCTGGACCTACGGGCACGTGGTGGTGGACGAGGCCCAGGAGCTGGGGGCGATGGCGTGGCGGGCCCTGGCCCGGCGCTGCCCGGTGCGCTCCTTCACCGTGGTGGGTGACCTGGCCCAGTACTCGGGGGCGCAGGCACCTGCCTCCTGGGAGGAGGTCCTGGCGGCTCTGGGCACGAGCGCAGCCCGGTCCGCCGGGGGGCGGGAGCCGGAGCCGCGAGCGGTGCAGGACACGCAGAGGCGTACGGACCCCGCGCGGGCCAGGTCTGTGCATGATGAGCGGGACCGGACCCGGGAGGCTCGGAGCAGCCGGGGCACGGGCGGCTCCACCCCTTTGACCCAGGAGGTGCTGACCGTCTGCTACCGCACCCCGGCCTCGATCATGCGGGCTGCCGAGCAGGTGGCTGAGGGCCTGGGGCACCCGGCGGTGTACCCGGTCCGCTCGGTGCGGGACCTGCCGGAGTGCCTGCAGGTGGATGACCTGACGGCGCTGGCTGATGACGTTCCCGCCTGGGAGCAGACGCTGCGGGAGGCGGTGGAGGGTGAGCTCAGCCGCCTGGACGCTGAGGTGGGGGCCGGGGCGGGGCGGCTAGCCGTTATCAGTGCCCGGCCCCAGCAGGTCCTGGAGGCCCTGGTGGCCAGCCCCCGGCTGCAGAAGGCCCTGCAGGCTCCCGACGACGACGTGCTGCGCTCCCGGGCGGCTGTTATGGGACCGGTGGCCTCCAAGGGGCTGGAGTTCGACGTGGTGGTCCTGGTGGACCCGGCGCAGGTCGGGGCGGCGAGCCCCGGTGACCTCTACGTGGCCATGACGCGCCCCACCCGCCGTCTGCGGGTGCTCAGCCGCCTGCCACTGCCCCACGGGCTGGACCAGGGCGGGCTGGACCAGGGCGGGCTGGACCAGGCCTGA
- a CDS encoding PAC2 family protein, protein MTPMLTIDHPQGEPVSPRVLLHHFDGAMDAGRAGSLAVEQLLMTLPNQRFATFDIDALVDYRARRPAMVFDKRSFQSVSLPELALDLVHDDRGEAFLLLHGPEPDYRWEEFTASVSHLVQSLGVELAIGMTGIPMATPHTRPTYILHHGNHPERLPEQPELFGRVELPGTMSGFLELRLGQVGLDSRGVSASVPHYVARDDFPQGASALLRTVAESTGLALPVGDLEAAATLNRAEIDAEAAAQAEVGAVVAALEAQYDSFVPAVEAEASSALDLPSADEIGARLEAFLEAKEAAGPDDASLGSAGR, encoded by the coding sequence ATGACGCCGATGCTGACTATCGACCACCCGCAGGGTGAGCCGGTGTCGCCGCGCGTCCTGCTGCACCACTTTGACGGTGCCATGGACGCCGGGCGGGCAGGCTCGCTGGCGGTGGAGCAGTTGCTGATGACGCTGCCCAACCAGCGTTTCGCCACCTTCGACATCGACGCCCTGGTGGACTACCGGGCCCGCCGTCCGGCGATGGTCTTTGACAAGCGCAGCTTTCAGTCCGTGAGCCTGCCGGAGCTGGCCCTGGACCTGGTGCATGACGACCGTGGTGAGGCCTTCCTGCTGCTGCACGGGCCGGAGCCGGACTACCGCTGGGAGGAGTTCACGGCCTCCGTGAGCCACCTGGTGCAGAGCCTGGGGGTGGAGCTGGCCATCGGTATGACCGGTATCCCCATGGCCACCCCGCACACGCGCCCCACCTACATCCTGCACCACGGCAACCACCCGGAGAGGCTGCCGGAGCAGCCGGAGCTCTTTGGCCGGGTGGAGCTGCCCGGCACCATGAGCGGCTTCCTGGAGCTGCGCCTGGGGCAGGTGGGGCTGGACTCCCGTGGCGTCAGCGCCTCGGTGCCCCACTACGTGGCCCGGGACGACTTCCCCCAGGGGGCCTCGGCCTTGCTGCGGACCGTGGCGGAGAGCACCGGCCTGGCCCTGCCGGTGGGGGACCTGGAGGCGGCCGCCACCCTGAACCGGGCGGAGATCGACGCCGAGGCCGCCGCGCAGGCGGAGGTCGGGGCGGTCGTGGCCGCGCTGGAGGCCCAGTACGACTCCTTCGTGCCCGCCGTTGAGGCGGAGGCGAGCAGTGCTCTGGACCTGCCCAGCGCCGACGAGATCGGGGCCCGGCTGGAGGCTTTCCTGGAGGCCAAGGAGGCGGCGGGTCCGGACGATGCCAGTCTGGGCTCCGCCGGGCGCTGA
- a CDS encoding spermidine synthase has translation MQTSLATAELVRRDSGVLLLLDGTESSFIDLADPQHLAFEYQQQMDAALRVLLAEPTPVRAVHLGGAACALARAWDCTRPGSTQLAVELDQLLAEQVRQWFNLPRSPRLRIRVGDAAQVAQTLRPSQWDVVVRDVFAGAVVPETVRTLDFTWACARALAPGGVYLANISSLPRPRAAAELEVARQVFATTALVADNAVARGRRRGNMVLVASTSPWTPGQREELERAMRRLPLPARTWELSDQALPQVGAGGGAVV, from the coding sequence GTGCAGACCTCCCTGGCCACCGCCGAGCTGGTGCGCCGGGACTCCGGCGTACTGCTCCTGCTAGACGGCACCGAGTCCTCCTTCATCGACCTGGCTGACCCCCAGCACCTCGCCTTCGAGTACCAGCAGCAGATGGACGCCGCCCTGCGGGTGCTGCTGGCAGAGCCCACACCGGTGCGGGCTGTGCACCTGGGTGGGGCCGCCTGCGCCCTGGCGCGGGCCTGGGACTGCACCCGCCCCGGCTCCACCCAGCTGGCGGTGGAGCTGGACCAGCTGCTGGCCGAGCAGGTGCGCCAGTGGTTCAACCTGCCCCGCTCCCCCCGGCTACGCATCCGGGTGGGCGACGCCGCCCAGGTGGCACAGACCCTGCGCCCCTCCCAGTGGGACGTGGTGGTGCGGGACGTCTTCGCGGGCGCGGTGGTGCCGGAGACGGTGCGCACCCTGGACTTCACCTGGGCCTGCGCCCGGGCCCTGGCCCCCGGCGGGGTCTACCTGGCCAATATCTCCTCCCTGCCCCGCCCCCGGGCGGCGGCCGAGCTGGAGGTGGCCCGGCAGGTCTTCGCCACCACCGCCCTGGTGGCGGACAACGCGGTGGCCCGCGGCAGGCGCCGGGGGAACATGGTGCTGGTGGCCTCAACCTCGCCGTGGACGCCCGGGCAGCGCGAGGAGCTGGAGCGGGCTATGCGGCGGCTGCCGCTGCCAGCCCGCACCTGGGAACTGTCAGACCAGGCCCTGCCGCAGGTGGGCGCGGGCGGCGGCGCCGTCGTCTGA
- a CDS encoding DNA polymerase IV translates to MSRAPRSAQARRSWGDDDSATPILHVDMDAFFASVELLEHPELVGRPVVVGGQDGHGVVCAASYEARAYGVSSAMPMGRALRLCPQAVVLPVRHSLYSAFSRRVMAVLGEVTPLVEQLSVDEAFLDVSGARRRMGSPVQIAQWIRAQVRERTGLPASVGVAATKFLAKTASSHAKPDGLLLVPEPATREFLDLLPVGALWGVGERSAQVLARWGIEDVRTLARTEPERLEKILGRAAGRHLWQLSRGIDPRPVRPTREEKSVGTESTFYQTVTDPEHARLVVLDQCHQVAARLRAGGLRARTVAVKVRGADFRTLTRSRTLPASTDLAAQMWPTVEALLRSVPVPGGGYRLLGVRAEGLERVGEGVQLLLDEDPRAGQAERAVDAVNRRWGRGALLPASLLRQTDHRG, encoded by the coding sequence ATGAGCAGAGCGCCACGCAGCGCCCAGGCTCGCCGCTCCTGGGGGGACGACGACTCCGCCACACCGATCCTGCACGTGGACATGGACGCCTTCTTCGCCTCCGTGGAGCTGCTGGAGCACCCCGAGCTGGTAGGGCGGCCCGTGGTGGTGGGCGGGCAGGACGGGCACGGGGTGGTCTGCGCCGCCTCCTACGAGGCCCGCGCCTACGGCGTCAGCTCGGCCATGCCGATGGGGCGGGCCCTGCGGCTGTGCCCGCAGGCGGTGGTGCTGCCGGTGCGCCACTCCCTGTACTCCGCGTTCTCCCGGCGGGTCATGGCGGTGCTGGGGGAGGTGACACCCCTGGTGGAGCAGCTCAGCGTGGACGAGGCCTTCCTGGACGTGTCCGGGGCCCGTAGGCGTATGGGCTCGCCGGTGCAGATCGCCCAGTGGATCCGCGCCCAGGTGCGCGAGCGCACGGGGCTGCCCGCCTCGGTGGGGGTGGCCGCCACCAAGTTCCTGGCCAAGACCGCCTCCTCCCACGCCAAGCCCGACGGGCTGCTGCTGGTGCCTGAGCCCGCCACGCGGGAGTTCCTGGACCTGCTGCCGGTCGGGGCCCTGTGGGGGGTGGGGGAGAGGTCCGCGCAGGTGCTGGCCCGCTGGGGCATCGAGGACGTGCGCACCCTGGCGCGCACCGAGCCTGAGCGCCTGGAGAAGATCCTGGGGAGGGCGGCCGGGCGGCACCTGTGGCAGCTCTCCCGGGGGATCGACCCCCGGCCGGTACGGCCCACGCGGGAGGAGAAGTCCGTGGGCACCGAGAGCACCTTCTACCAGACCGTCACCGACCCGGAGCACGCCCGCCTGGTGGTCCTGGACCAGTGCCACCAGGTGGCGGCGCGGCTGCGGGCCGGCGGGCTACGGGCCCGGACGGTGGCGGTCAAGGTCCGGGGCGCCGACTTCAGGACCCTGACCCGCTCCCGCACCCTGCCCGCCTCCACAGACCTGGCGGCACAGATGTGGCCCACGGTGGAGGCCCTGCTGCGCTCGGTCCCGGTCCCGGGCGGTGGCTACCGGCTCCTGGGGGTGCGGGCCGAGGGGCTGGAGCGTGTGGGCGAGGGCGTCCAGCTGCTCCTGGACGAGGACCCGCGGGCCGGGCAGGCCGAGCGTGCGGTGGACGCCGTCAACCGCCGCTGGGGCCGGGGTGCGCTGCTGCCCGCGAGCCTCCTGCGTCAGACGGATCACAGAGGCTGA
- a CDS encoding DUF3040 domain-containing protein, with protein MALSERDERMLREMERQFSAEDPELVQTMTSSHPSRSRLSPRRVGLGVALVLLGLVSLVAGVTVRHAVLGVLLGLTGFALAVLGIQRALSHEPDPRAQHRPAGPGAGKGSFMSRQEERWERRRQTER; from the coding sequence ATGGCCCTGTCGGAACGCGACGAGCGGATGCTGCGGGAGATGGAGCGCCAGTTCAGCGCTGAGGACCCCGAGCTGGTCCAGACCATGACCAGCTCCCACCCGAGCCGTTCACGCCTGTCCCCGCGCCGCGTCGGCCTGGGCGTCGCCCTGGTCCTGCTGGGGCTGGTTTCCCTGGTGGCTGGTGTCACGGTGCGCCACGCCGTCCTGGGGGTGCTGCTCGGACTTACGGGATTCGCGCTGGCCGTGCTTGGTATCCAGCGGGCGCTGAGCCACGAGCCGGACCCCCGTGCGCAGCACCGCCCTGCCGGCCCAGGAGCGGGCAAGGGCTCCTTCATGTCCCGCCAGGAGGAGCGCTGGGAGCGCCGTCGGCAGACTGAGCGCTAG
- the mraZ gene encoding division/cell wall cluster transcriptional repressor MraZ, with the protein MFMGTHAPRLDEKGRLILPAKFRDELAGGVVITRGQDHCLYAFPIKEFEQMYAQLRAAPLAQKQARDYVRVMLSGADQQIPDKQGRITLPQNLRAYAGLERDLAVVGSGSRVEIWDAKTWEAYLAEQEQVFADTAEEVLPGFF; encoded by the coding sequence ATGTTCATGGGTACGCACGCGCCTCGCCTCGACGAGAAAGGCCGCCTGATCCTTCCCGCGAAGTTTCGTGACGAGCTGGCTGGGGGCGTGGTCATCACCCGCGGACAGGACCACTGCCTGTACGCCTTCCCGATCAAGGAGTTCGAGCAGATGTACGCCCAGCTGCGCGCGGCCCCCCTGGCCCAGAAGCAGGCCCGGGACTACGTCCGCGTGATGCTCTCGGGCGCTGACCAGCAGATACCCGACAAGCAGGGCCGCATCACCCTGCCCCAGAACCTGCGCGCCTACGCGGGGCTGGAGCGCGACCTGGCAGTGGTCGGCTCCGGCTCCCGGGTGGAGATCTGGGACGCCAAGACCTGGGAGGCCTACCTGGCTGAGCAGGAACAGGTCTTCGCCGACACGGCTGAGGAGGTCCTGCCTGGTTTCTTCTGA